The Ammoniphilus sp. CFH 90114 nucleotide sequence TAAGCGGAAAGAACTCTCTTGCCATCATGCCAACAGGTGGCGGGAAGTCTCTGTGCTATCAAATTCCCGGTTTAGTATTGGACGGGACAGCCCTCATCATTTCCCCATTAATTTCTCTAATGCAGGATCAAGTTGATTCACTAGTTTCCCTTGGGATTCGAGCTACCTATATTAATAGTTCGCTTTCCACTATGGAACAACAGCAAAGACTAGAGTCCTTAAGATTCGGGGTTTATCAATTCGTCTATGTTGCTCCCGAACGTTTGGAGTCGCCCGAATTTATTCGAGCTTTGCAATCTGTGCCACTATCGCTCATTGCATTGGACGAAGCGCACTGTATCTCTCAATGGGGCCATGACTTTAGACCAAGTTACCGATCCATTATCCCTAACCTAGTCAAGCTTCAGCGTCTTCCGGTTATCGTTGCTTTAACCGCAACAGCTACCGACTATGTTATCCAGGATATTCAGGAACTCTTGAACATAGATGAGGAACATACGGTGAATACGGGCTTTGCACGAGAAAACCTGAGTTTTCATCTACTCAAAGGTGTAGATAAGTATGATTTCATCATGGATTATGTACGATCTCATCTAAAAGAATCTGGCATCATCTATACTCCCACAAGAAAATGGACCGATCAGGTCTATGACTGGCTTCGAGAACATCATATACCTGTTGTTCGTTACCACGCGGGATTAACAGAGCAAGAACGAAAGCAAGCACAAGAGCAGTTTATCCAGGATAAAGCGACAGTCATGGTAGCCACGAATGCTTTTGGGATGGGAATAGATAAGTCGAATGTACGGTATGTCATACACTATGGTCTGCCAATGAATATCGAGTCTTATTATCAAGAAGCAGGTCGAGCCGGCCGTGATGGCGAACCAAGTGATTGCTATTTACTCTTCTCTGGCCAAGACATCGAACTACAGAAGTTTCTGATTGAGCAGTCTTCTATTTCGGATGAGAAAAAGCACGCAGAATATAAAAAGCTCCAAGAGATGGTGAGTTACGGTCATACTCATCGTTGTCTTCAACGTTATATCCTCGATTATTTTGGTGATTTGGCTGGTGAAATGGAATGTGGCCGCTGCAGCAACTGTCGTCAAGACGGAAACCAAGTGGAAATGACCAAGGAAGCCCAGATGGTTCTTTCCTGTGTAAAGCGAATGGGTGAGCGGTTTGGAGCCACGCTCACGGCTAAGGTGTTAAAAGGGTCGAAGAGCCAAAAGGTGCTTGAGATGGGTTTTCATAAGTTAAGTACTTACGGACTGCTCCATCGATATACAGAGAAAGATATTATGAATTTTATCTATTATCTTGCGGCAGACGGCTACTTAACCATGGGCGATATGAAATTCCCCACATTAAGGCTAACACCGTTAGCCTTAAAAGTCTTAACAGGAGAACAGCAAATCTGGATTAAAACAAATAAACCAGAGGCCAAAGATTCTACGGACTACGATGAGACTTTGTTCGATGATTTGCGAAGGATCCGTAAGGTAATTGCTGAGGAATCCCATCTCCCCCCTTATCTTATCTTTTCAGACGCTAGTCTTAAAGAAATGGCACGTCTCCTTCCGGATAGCGAGCAGGATATGCTCCAGATCAAGGGAGTTGGCGAACGGAAATTTGAACAGTATGGGGAGAGATTTCTCCGGCCTATCCTCGAATATATCCAGACGAATGGACCTGTAGAAAAGAAACCCTCAGTAAAGACATCGATAGTTATGGAGAAAAAAGCGGATGAAAATCCGAGTTATTTCATTACTTACCAAGAATTTCAGCTAGGACGCACGATCACAGAGATTGCACATGAACGCGAGCGCTCGCCAACGACGATAGCGGAACATCTCTTCCAAGCTTATAAGGAGGGCCATGAATTAAACTGGGACTATTTTTTTTCTGGGGAAATAGAACAATTAGTGTTGCAAAAGCATAGCGAGTTAGAAGAAAAAAAATTAAAGCCTCTGAAGGAAAGTCTTCCAGAGGAGATAGATTATACGATAATCAAAGCGGTACTCGTAAAGAACAATCTATTAGCATAGGTCTCCTACGCGCACGAAAAAGGGTGTCCCTCAAAATTTGGGGGCACCCTTTTTACCTTTTATAATTGGCCTTAATGGGACAGGACATACGATCCGTTATTCCCCCTAAAAACCCTCAAAAGTAGCTTTTATCGGACACTCGATCCGCTATTTTGTACCAAACAGGCTACAAGAGAGGAATTATTAACAAATAGAGTACCGCATGTCCGCTCAAGGGCCAATCTTAGCAAAATTCCACAATGTAAAGGATCAAATGTCCGATAGTTTTCCGTGTGTTAAGATACCCAGCGAGGAGGGGTATTCTTGTCCCAATAAATTTTTCCGAGCTCGTAATGCTGTTGAAACTGATCTTCTCTTAAATGATAGTGAAAGCTAAACCAATATCCATCCTGTGGTGGTTTTTCTCTTCGAACATGATAACGAACGACGTCTTCCCCCGTCCTGGAATCATATAGATGAAAAATCCTCTCCCCTTGTCCTGAGGCAGGCCTCTGGGTGATCGCCACATGACGTAATAGTGGCTCATCTGCATCGTGACTAAACTGTTCGACTACTTTAAGAAATTCAGGTAAAATGGCTTGGCGATAATCTTCCCCTACTCGAGTACTGATCGTTGGGCCGAACTTCCTTTGCACTTGTGCATCAGCATGGTAAGCCATGAAGGCTGTAAATTGTTTAGAGAGTTGTTGTCTGTCGGTAATTTCTTGAGATAGTTCCTCCCAAGATAGCTCGTCCCAAGAACTTGATTGTGAAGCAGAGGATTCTTCCCTGGCTTCTTCAAGAATGGATTGCTTTACCTCTATGACCGGCTCACTTCGTTGAGGTACGTTATGTATAGGATATGGAGGTGTTACTAATCCAAGCGTAAGGACTGTTACTAATATACTTGTTGCTTTCCTAAGCCACAATGACATAGTTTATCCCCCCTACTATTCTTTGAAAATATCAATATTTCCTCTATTATACGTGCGCAAGGCCATATTGGTTTCATAAATTCAAAGAAAAAGAGGGAGTTAGATCGAGCATATTCCCCC carries:
- the recQ gene encoding DNA helicase RecQ — translated: MLSKAQEILQRYFGFPTFRMGQQTIIEQILSGKNSLAIMPTGGGKSLCYQIPGLVLDGTALIISPLISLMQDQVDSLVSLGIRATYINSSLSTMEQQQRLESLRFGVYQFVYVAPERLESPEFIRALQSVPLSLIALDEAHCISQWGHDFRPSYRSIIPNLVKLQRLPVIVALTATATDYVIQDIQELLNIDEEHTVNTGFARENLSFHLLKGVDKYDFIMDYVRSHLKESGIIYTPTRKWTDQVYDWLREHHIPVVRYHAGLTEQERKQAQEQFIQDKATVMVATNAFGMGIDKSNVRYVIHYGLPMNIESYYQEAGRAGRDGEPSDCYLLFSGQDIELQKFLIEQSSISDEKKHAEYKKLQEMVSYGHTHRCLQRYILDYFGDLAGEMECGRCSNCRQDGNQVEMTKEAQMVLSCVKRMGERFGATLTAKVLKGSKSQKVLEMGFHKLSTYGLLHRYTEKDIMNFIYYLAADGYLTMGDMKFPTLRLTPLALKVLTGEQQIWIKTNKPEAKDSTDYDETLFDDLRRIRKVIAEESHLPPYLIFSDASLKEMARLLPDSEQDMLQIKGVGERKFEQYGERFLRPILEYIQTNGPVEKKPSVKTSIVMEKKADENPSYFITYQEFQLGRTITEIAHERERSPTTIAEHLFQAYKEGHELNWDYFFSGEIEQLVLQKHSELEEKKLKPLKESLPEEIDYTIIKAVLVKNNLLA
- a CDS encoding YpjP family protein translates to MSLWLRKATSILVTVLTLGLVTPPYPIHNVPQRSEPVIEVKQSILEEAREESSASQSSSWDELSWEELSQEITDRQQLSKQFTAFMAYHADAQVQRKFGPTISTRVGEDYRQAILPEFLKVVEQFSHDADEPLLRHVAITQRPASGQGERIFHLYDSRTGEDVVRYHVRREKPPQDGYWFSFHYHLREDQFQQHYELGKIYWDKNTPPRWVS